From Vibrio gigantis:
GTAACACTCCGTGTACGATTTTCCGATAAAACGCGTGGGATAGATGGCGAAGTACAAGTGCTCGAATTCACAGAGACTGCCATTATGCGTGAGTATGATTCCGGTAACTATACAGAGGTGTAATGACCATGAATACAACAACACCAAGTAAGGTTCACAACAAGATGAGCACTCAAGAGATGGCCGCATATATGTTGGAGTCGGGAGTGCATTACACTGCTGCAAGTTTATCAAAAGAGTTGGGTATACCTCTAGCCAATGCATCTGGAAACTTATATAACATAATAACCGGGAAAAAGTATGAGACTGATTTAGTAGGTAAGCCAGTCACCGTAAAAGTCGTGGATATACGTGGACTTAAAAAGGGGCAGCGTTTGTGGTCCCAGATTCTATCGGGCTGCTGGTCTTAGTGACAATGTAACGCAAATAAATGGAGAACGTTATGATGGGGATTATTCGCAGTACGATGTATTTGGTTGTTTTACTTGCTTCGTTTTCATCACTGGGAAATGACATGTGGCGTGGGTTGGTAGTTAAGGAAGAGCATCGATGTTCACCATACGATAAGAAAAGCCAATACCCATATCCCGCTTCAGTAGAGTCAGCGATAGTCGATAGTATGGGAGGTCAGATTTATGGCCCTTATACTGGCACCTACTACCAATCAACTTCAGAGACAGACATCGAACACATCATTGCAGCCAGTGAAGGGCATGACAGTGGGCTCTGTGCGGCAAGCCCTGAAACAAGAAAAGCATTTGCAACAGATCTATTGAACTTGACCCTAGCATCCCCAGCTGTGAACCGTTGTAGTTCTACTGGAAAATGCGGCTTGGACGCTGGCGAGTGGTTACCGCCAAGAAACCAATGTTGGTTCGCGTTGCGTGTCATTGAGATAAAAACTAAGTATGGCCTTAGTGTAAATCCAGTCGAAGCGAACACGTTGGAGAGTGTTATCAATAATTGCCCGTCTTTTGAAATGGTGTTCTATGCACCTGCGGGAAGCGCTCCAACTAAATACGTCACCCAATCTACGGGGCATACGCATTCATGTCTGACCGAGACAGGGATGGTGTTGTGTGCGAGTAAACGATTTATTGCTGGCGAGACTGAAGTTTTGCCAGCGTTCTCTTTGATAACTTCCGACCCACAAAAACAAACAACCCCAAACAGACTAGACCTACGCCAGCACCATAGCCATTGAAAATGTGGACTAAAGCTAACCAAGCGAAAAATAGTACAACAACTAATATTGCAAACCTTACTAATGGCATAGTGACCTCTTAACTTTCCCTTTGATTTAAACAACTTAACATCGTTTAGGTGAAACCTAAATATAAACAATATCATATTATGTTATCGTATATATGGCTCTTGTTCATAATGTCGCCCTCTCAACCTCTGTCTCACCTTAAATTCTATAGCGCTAGTTACCTACTGAGACATTCTCTTGCCTTTTATCTAGATTCGGGGCTAGA
This genomic window contains:
- a CDS encoding GmrSD restriction endonuclease domain-containing protein, which produces MMGIIRSTMYLVVLLASFSSLGNDMWRGLVVKEEHRCSPYDKKSQYPYPASVESAIVDSMGGQIYGPYTGTYYQSTSETDIEHIIAASEGHDSGLCAASPETRKAFATDLLNLTLASPAVNRCSSTGKCGLDAGEWLPPRNQCWFALRVIEIKTKYGLSVNPVEANTLESVINNCPSFEMVFYAPAGSAPTKYVTQSTGHTHSCLTETGMVLCASKRFIAGETEVLPAFSLITSDPQKQTTPNRLDLRQHHSH